The Acetomicrobium sp. S15 = DSM 107314 genomic interval TTGGCTATCTACATCGGGCGATTGAGGGGAACTCTCCATGTCGAACAGGAGATGGAGCTGATAGACGAGCTCATTCAACTTCCCTATAAAATCGAAACTGTCCTCGACAGGGAGCCTGTTGTAGAGGAGTTGGCCTCCAGATTTGCCGATAGCAATAATTTCCTCTTCTTAGGAAGGGGGATATCGTACCCAATAGCCATGGAAGGTGCTCTCAAACTCAAAGAGATATCCTACGTTCATGCAGAGGCATATGCGGCAGGCGAGATGAAACATGGCCCCATAGCGCTTCTTGAGCCCAAGGTGCCTGTGGTTGTGATTGCGCCCAGGGACAGCCTCTATGAAAAAACGCTCTCCAACATTCAGGAGGCCAAAGCAAGACATGCACCCATCATAGCCGTCGGTTTTGACGATGATGAACGGCTGGCGCAGGAGGCAAACTACGTACTTTCCGTTCCGTATACCATTGAGGAGTTTTCTCCCTTTGTGACAGTGGTTCCTCTTCAACTTTTTGCCTATCATATGGCAAAGAAGCGAGGTTGTGAAATTGACACCCCTCGCAACCTGGCAAAAAGTGTGACAGTAGAATAAAAAAGGCAGCTATCTTGTCCTCCTAAAAAGGCGATGAGCTATAACTAAAAACAAAGCCAATGGCAACAATGGCGCTGCTGCAACCCACAAGGGCGCCATTGTTGCCGTAATTATGATGACCGATAAGAGCATAGACACCAATAAGAACCAGAAAGCGCACTTTATGATGCGGGTGCTTCGCCGAGCACTCCATAGGCTCAAGAACACAGCCAAAGCAGCGAGAATTACAGGAATAAACAGGACAAACGTCAAAGGCCTTTTTTTATTGGGTCAAATGCTTTAAACATTCGGGGCAAGTGCCATAAAGATAGATCTGGATTTGATCTACTTGGAAGTTTGCGCATTGTAATATATCTCCCACCGTTCGTTCGCTGAGGGGAATGTCATGTATCCTGCCGCAGTGAATACAGTGATAGTGAGCATGGGTCTCAGGATTTGGGTCGAAGTGAACGCGCTTGTTGTCAACGGTGAGGATCTGTATCAGTTCCGCTTGGGCCAAAAGTTGCGTCGTGCTGTATATGGTTGCAAAGGAGATGGTGGGAAACTCTCCTTTTAGCTCCTGATACACGCACTCTGCAGATGGATGGTCCTTCCTTCCTTGAAGGAAGCGAAGGATTGCCAGGCGTTGAGATGTAATCTTAGCCCCCTGCTTTTTTAAGGCGCTTACAGCCTCTTCCATAGTCCACACAGCAACCACCCCTTACTTAGAAATCTGACTTGTATTCATTATAAGCATTTATCCAACTGTGACAACAGGAGGTGGTTTTGGATTGCCCCAATCGCTTGTCTTCGCCGTTAGGGCTACATGCGACGCCAATCCTTCGCACTATGTAGCTTGGCTAAAACATTTTACTTTATATTTAAAACACACATTTGAATCTAAGCCATCTCGAGATAGATTTATAGTAAACTAAAAATAGTGTTGTCTGTAGTTTT includes:
- a CDS encoding Fur family transcriptional regulator, with the translated sequence MEEAVSALKKQGAKITSQRLAILRFLQGRKDHPSAECVYQELKGEFPTISFATIYSTTQLLAQAELIQILTVDNKRVHFDPNPETHAHYHCIHCGRIHDIPLSERTVGDILQCANFQVDQIQIYLYGTCPECLKHLTQ